GTCATCAATCCTGACAGCTCCACATCGACTGGAACCTATGGCTTTAACGAAGCCGTTTACCTGACGACGCATGCGGATGTTGCGGCAGCTGTTGCAGCCGGTGCGTTTTCAAGTGGTGCTGATCACTATGCCCTGCACGGTAAATCTGAGGACCGTACCGCGGACCTTCTGTTCGATGCTGAGTTTTATCTCGCTGACAATGCGGATGTCGCAGCTGCGGTTGCTGCTGGTGTTTTTGCCTCGGCCTCAAAGCATTACGAGTTGTTCGGCTCGTCCGAGAACCGGTCTGTCAATCCGCTTTTTGATGCTGAGTATTATCTGGCGCAAAACACGGATGTTGCTCAAGCGATTGCGGACGGTATGTTTGTCAGCGCTTATCAGCATTTCCTCAATCACGGCGACCAGGAAGGCAGAGCTGCGTCAATCTACTTCGACACTGCCGTGTACCGGAATGAGCAGGGGCTTGACAGTGGCACTAATGCGCTGGAACATTTCCTGCTTATCGGCCTGCCACAAGGCATTACTGCTCCCACCGCAGCAGATTTCAATGCAAGCGGGATGGTTTGAGGTCCAAACAGTATGCTGCAGTGAAAAGACATGGTGGGTTTTGGCGTTGCTGCGCCGGTTTGAAATGATTGAAAAGCCAGCCACACAAGCGATTGTGCAAGCCACATTGGAGCGCTGGAAGCTTATCTAGCGCTTGAAGGTCTAGTGGTAGCACTTGCGCCGGGACATCTTGCCGATGCCGGGATTGAGTGTGTTCGTCGGATCGCAACGCATATAGTGATCAGCCAAGTCCGGCTTGGCCTTGTAAAGATGCCCGACGTTGTGCTCGGCCGGGTATTCTGCTCCGCGCTGGTCGAGGATTTTCAGCATCTTTTCTTTCAGCGCTTTCGGGTCGTGCCCCTTCTTGACGATGTAATCTTGGTGGAGGACATGGCAGAAGAAGTGGCCATAATAGAGTTTGTGTACCAAGCCGTCTTCGATGTCCTTGGGCAATTGTTCAAACCAGTCGCGATCATCTCGGCGAAGAGCGATATCGAGCGCTAGGATGTCCTCCACTTGGTTGGAGTGTACCGCCTGATAGCGGACCGCAGCGCCGGCTGCAGCAAACCTGTGCAAGCCGGCAATCTTGCCCTCCCGAGGGGTACAGGAGAAGTAGCTGCCTTCTTCTTTCTGAAAGAAGGTTTCCAGAAACGCCTCTGCCTCTGCAACGCCACCATCCCGCATTTTCAGAATGAGATGGTGCTCGTAGTCGTTCCGAAACTTTTCCATGCGATCGGGCAGAACATTCGGCCACAGTTTTGTCACGACCTGCATGAAGCGATCGGTCAGATTTGAAGGGAGCAGCGGGATCTTCGACAAACGCGCGTCAACCCAACCCTTTATGGCGAAAATTCCCGGCAAGCGGTCCGTCCCCAACTTGTCGATCAGGACCAGTGTATCTTTGCCGTAGTGCTTGGAAATGTCGTAGATTTCCGAGTGCATGTATTCGCCGGACACCGGCAAGTCTTCAAATTCCGCCAGGATATGGCGGCGCAGCCGGGTCAGCACTTGCGTGTCGTTGGTTCCGACATAGAAAATGGCTTCTGCTTCGGGCTTTGGATAGGTATCCAGCCGGGCCGCAAAAACCGCCAGCTTGCCTGCACACCCTGATGCCTCGTGAAGCCGCCTTTTGTCCGCATTGAACCGGGCCGGGCTTGGGCTGTCAATTTCACGAACGCGGCTGTGATATTCGGTATCGGATGCTTTGAGGTTTGTGTCCTCGATGTCTTTATCCGAGTAGTCGCCGGCTTCGAGACGGCTCAGGATTGTTTCCGGATCATCACCAAGTGAAATACCAAGGTGATTGACGAGTTCCAGAGTCCCGTCGTCACGGATTTGAGCAAACAGGGCCAATTCCGTATAGGAAGGACCGCGTTCGACCAGCGACCCGCCCGAATTGTTGCACACACCGCCGATAATTGACGCCCCGATACAGGACGAACCGATAACCGAATGCGGCTCCCTATCAAGGGGAGCCATCAGCTTTTCCAGAGAGAACAAAGTTGCGCCGGGAAAGCTGACGATCTGCTTCCCCCCGTCGATAAGCTGTATCTTGTCCATGCGCTTGGTGCTCATGACAACGGCTTCGCGGTCATATTCCCCCTTAGGGGTCGACCCCTCGGTCAATCCGGTATTCGCTGCCTGCATGATCACGATCTTGTCGGCTTCAACACAGGCCTTCAAAACATGCCACTGTTCCAGGAGTGTGCCGGGCTGGACAACTGCAAGGGCGTTGCCTTCGCCGGACCGGAAGCCTTTGCAGAAACGCTCCATCGACCGCGGGTTGGTGATCACATGCCGGTTGCCGACAATAGCCTTAAGTTTGGCAACAAGCTGCTCGCCGTTTTTCGCAGTTTCACTCGCCTGCATTATCGTCTCCTGAAATCAGGTCCGGTCCGGGTAATCATCTTATCAAGCTGTTTCGCGAAACCGAAGGTTTTCCCGGCTCAGCTGGTCCAGGCTTGTGATGCCCATGAGCTTCATGTCCCGTTCGATCTCTGTGCGCAGGTTTCCAAGTGCGCGTTCAACACCTGGCTGCCCAGCTGCCGCGAGGGCGTAAAGATAGAGCCGTCCGCCGGAACAAGCCTTGGCACCAACCGAGAGGGCTTTGAGAACGTGGGTGCCGCGTTGAATGCCACCTTCGCAAATCACATCGATTTTGTCGCCAACCGCATCAACGATCTCGGCCAATTGATCAAAGGGGCTGCGGGAGCCGTCCAGCTGCCGGCCGCCATGGTTGGAAACCATGATCCCTGTGCACCCAATATCAACGGCACGTTTGGCATCCTCAACGCTCATGATGCCTTTAAGGGCGAACTGCCCGTTCCACTTGGCACACAGTTCTTCCGCATCCTTCCAGTTCATCGACTGGTCCAGCATGGTCG
This window of the Roseibium alexandrii DFL-11 genome carries:
- the dld gene encoding D-lactate dehydrogenase, with amino-acid sequence MQASETAKNGEQLVAKLKAIVGNRHVITNPRSMERFCKGFRSGEGNALAVVQPGTLLEQWHVLKACVEADKIVIMQAANTGLTEGSTPKGEYDREAVVMSTKRMDKIQLIDGGKQIVSFPGATLFSLEKLMAPLDREPHSVIGSSCIGASIIGGVCNNSGGSLVERGPSYTELALFAQIRDDGTLELVNHLGISLGDDPETILSRLEAGDYSDKDIEDTNLKASDTEYHSRVREIDSPSPARFNADKRRLHEASGCAGKLAVFAARLDTYPKPEAEAIFYVGTNDTQVLTRLRRHILAEFEDLPVSGEYMHSEIYDISKHYGKDTLVLIDKLGTDRLPGIFAIKGWVDARLSKIPLLPSNLTDRFMQVVTKLWPNVLPDRMEKFRNDYEHHLILKMRDGGVAEAEAFLETFFQKEEGSYFSCTPREGKIAGLHRFAAAGAAVRYQAVHSNQVEDILALDIALRRDDRDWFEQLPKDIEDGLVHKLYYGHFFCHVLHQDYIVKKGHDPKALKEKMLKILDQRGAEYPAEHNVGHLYKAKPDLADHYMRCDPTNTLNPGIGKMSRRKCYH